A part of Arthrobacter dokdonellae genomic DNA contains:
- a CDS encoding aminopeptidase P family protein, with product MNQTEQSTQHPETIQQPLEERVNNRSHRPDSDAFRAFMASNWAPAPTELPARAEVADHAARRRRAVSEQFKGERLVIPAGALKVRSNDCDYRFRPHSAFAHLTGLGVDHEPDAVLVLEPVADGEGDDGGHHHASLYFRPLAGRDTKQFYADSRSGEFWIGPRPTLAEFKALLGLDTVDISELEVGITKNVGEPSVGGISVRLVRKVDENIDALVDTARYNTAVDPESLDLSMLDALDEKLAEALSELRLLKDAWEIEQMKIAIAATAAGFEEIITSLPRAVTHRRGERVVEGAFFARAREEGNELGYDTIAAGGNNATILHWTHNTGTVNEGELLLVDAGVETDSLYTADITRTIPVNGKYSEVQRKIYQAVLDAADAAFAVARPGRKFRDVHNAAMEVLAARLEEWGLLPVAAAVALSAEGQQHRRWMPHGTSHHLGLDVHDCAQARAELYLDGTITEGMVFTIEPGLYFKDEDLAIPDEYRGTGVRIEDDILITADGPVNLSAALPRTPDDVEAWMARLGA from the coding sequence ATGAACCAGACGGAACAGTCCACCCAGCATCCCGAAACCATCCAGCAGCCGCTCGAGGAGCGCGTGAACAACCGTTCGCACCGCCCCGATTCGGACGCCTTCCGCGCCTTCATGGCCTCCAACTGGGCCCCCGCGCCCACGGAGCTGCCCGCCCGGGCCGAGGTGGCGGACCACGCAGCGCGCCGCCGTCGTGCCGTTTCCGAGCAATTCAAGGGTGAGCGCCTGGTGATCCCGGCCGGTGCCCTGAAGGTGCGCTCCAACGACTGCGACTACCGCTTCCGCCCGCACTCCGCCTTTGCCCACCTGACCGGCTTGGGCGTGGACCACGAGCCCGACGCCGTGCTGGTCCTGGAGCCCGTCGCCGACGGCGAGGGGGACGACGGCGGCCACCACCACGCGTCGCTGTACTTCCGCCCGCTGGCCGGCCGGGACACGAAGCAGTTCTATGCCGACTCCCGCAGCGGCGAGTTCTGGATCGGCCCGCGGCCCACGCTCGCCGAATTCAAGGCGCTGCTGGGCCTGGACACCGTGGACATCTCCGAGCTGGAGGTGGGCATCACCAAGAACGTGGGCGAGCCCTCCGTGGGCGGCATCTCGGTGCGTCTCGTGCGCAAGGTCGATGAGAACATCGACGCCCTCGTGGACACGGCGCGCTACAACACCGCCGTCGACCCCGAGTCGCTGGACCTCAGCATGCTGGACGCCCTGGATGAGAAGCTGGCCGAGGCCCTGTCCGAGCTGCGCCTGCTCAAGGACGCGTGGGAGATCGAGCAGATGAAGATCGCCATCGCCGCGACCGCCGCCGGCTTTGAGGAGATCATCACGTCCCTGCCCCGCGCCGTCACGCACCGCCGCGGCGAGCGCGTGGTGGAGGGTGCGTTCTTCGCCCGTGCCCGCGAGGAAGGCAACGAGCTTGGCTACGACACCATCGCGGCCGGCGGCAACAACGCCACCATCCTGCACTGGACCCACAACACCGGCACGGTGAACGAGGGGGAGCTGCTGCTGGTGGACGCGGGCGTGGAGACGGATTCCCTTTACACGGCTGACATCACCCGCACCATCCCTGTCAACGGCAAGTACTCGGAGGTCCAGCGGAAGATCTACCAGGCCGTCCTGGACGCGGCCGACGCCGCTTTCGCCGTGGCACGGCCGGGACGGAAGTTCCGCGACGTCCACAACGCCGCCATGGAGGTATTGGCCGCCCGCCTGGAGGAGTGGGGCCTGCTGCCCGTCGCCGCGGCGGTGGCGCTCTCCGCCGAGGGCCAGCAGCACCGCCGCTGGATGCCGCACGGGACCAGCCACCACCTGGGCCTTGACGTGCACGACTGCGCGCAGGCCCGCGCCGAGCTCTACCTGGACGGCACCATCACTGAAGGCATGGTCTTCACCATTGAGCCCGGCCTGTACTTCAAGGACGAGGACCTGGCCATACCGGACGAGTACCGCGGCACCGGCGTGCGGATCGAGGACGACATCCTCATCACCGCCGATGGTCCCGTCAACCTGAGCGCGGCACTCCCCCGCACCCCGGACGACGTCGAAGCCTGGATGGCCCGCCTAGGCGCCTAG
- a CDS encoding PHP domain-containing protein — translation MRIDLHAHSNVSDGTQAPAELVAAAAAARLDVLALTDHDSTDGWAQGLAAARQQGVGLVPGMEISCKTSRGISVHLLCYLHDPAHPGLLEEITKAKDARLVRAERMVERLAEDYPLNWDDVSAHVAPGATVGRPHIADALVAAGIVSDRNEAFTSILTSHSRYFVSHYAPDPVLAVELVRAAGGVPVFAHPMASARGRVVAPEIFHDMIDAGLLGLEVDHRDNPPENRIWLRELALREGLLVTGSSDYHGAGKPNLLGENTTAPEMLERIIAAGTGSRPYLP, via the coding sequence GTGAGGATCGATCTGCATGCGCATTCCAATGTTTCCGACGGCACCCAGGCCCCCGCCGAACTGGTGGCCGCCGCGGCCGCGGCGCGGCTGGACGTCCTGGCACTGACGGACCACGATTCCACCGACGGCTGGGCGCAGGGCCTCGCGGCGGCCCGCCAGCAGGGCGTTGGCCTGGTGCCGGGCATGGAGATCTCCTGCAAGACTTCGCGGGGGATCAGCGTCCACCTGCTGTGCTACCTGCACGATCCGGCACATCCTGGCCTGCTGGAGGAGATCACCAAGGCCAAGGACGCGCGCCTGGTCCGCGCCGAACGCATGGTGGAACGCCTGGCCGAGGACTACCCGCTGAACTGGGACGACGTCAGCGCCCACGTTGCCCCTGGAGCCACGGTGGGCCGGCCGCACATCGCCGACGCCCTGGTCGCCGCCGGGATCGTCTCGGACCGCAACGAGGCCTTCACGAGCATCCTCACCTCGCATTCGCGCTACTTTGTCAGCCACTACGCCCCGGACCCCGTGCTTGCGGTGGAGTTGGTGCGCGCCGCCGGAGGGGTTCCCGTGTTTGCCCACCCCATGGCGTCCGCACGGGGCCGGGTGGTGGCGCCGGAAATCTTCCATGACATGATCGACGCCGGGCTTCTGGGCCTGGAGGTCGACCACCGGGACAACCCGCCGGAAAACCGCATCTGGCTGCGGGAGCTCGCCCTCCGGGAGGGGCTGCTGGTGACGGGATCCTCCGACTACCACGGCGCAGGGAAACCGAACCTGCTCGGGGAGAACACCACGGCGCCGGAGATGCTCGAGCGCATCATTGCGGCCGGGACCGGGTCCCGGCCGTACCTGCCCTAG